A genomic region of Anopheles coustani chromosome 3, idAnoCousDA_361_x.2, whole genome shotgun sequence contains the following coding sequences:
- the LOC131258962 gene encoding ichor: MHLDSMVNCKMGSQNDSAEVESLLMSSCWNQSSSVADQYLLDGHKLLLEAELDSLPSDGETQKSSMDVLENLLLSSSASISSNGGGHPNGGGGGGGGGGGGGGGGGGLGGDVKPLPSFTSFNTGHLSINGISGYHYTAIAQRLPEENNNYTQNSYTPSGNGGHLGGASGTTNGTGGGGAGSNGSSQNNSGANGGAGSDNNIVSSTSTCLPDSVLNPDGTDPGSGGGPCSLQNVKLFADGSIDGGKIYSAPADSCVMNGADSVSGARIFVDTKELSEYDMSSIEDIAAIIGSAIADTTVPSSKVEKEDGNDTRDSWMDLDAWIEGTCTGVQDGKLIVTQQDSLSEYILPTSPVHTSSGTTSTLQSLLTHGYMPLLQNRLQNGPPIKLEAPSSTSYCGELISTSTSPPGSVVSTSTDNLILNGRYLQSHHHQHHHQAGGHHGPHFGLGALGGGLKPDGLCSPELGLSNFPHTTTTTSNSSSSASSASNSPTTPKSKRRAHSKSQQSKQQQQAPPGVGLCPSPATTLSGQQHQQQQQQSLQQHHQHQHPHQQHQQHQQQQQHQQQLNAQSQQAAALSFQAANDLSGLLGKEKPVHRCNICNRGFLNKSNIKVHLRTHTGEKPFRCEVCAKAFRQKAHLIKHQQIHKRIGRD; this comes from the exons ATGCACCTCGATAGTATGGTCAACTGCAAGATGGGCTCGCAGAACGATTCGGCCGAGGTGGAGAGTCTGCTGATGAGCTCCTGCTGGAACCAGTCGAGCAGCGTGGCGGACCAGTACCTGCTCGACGGGCACAAGCTGCTGCTCGAGGCCGAGCTCGACTCGCTGCCGAGCGACGGCGAGACGCAGAAGAGCTCGATGGACGTGCTGGAGAACCTGCTCCTGAGCTCGTCCGCTTCCATCAGCAGCAATGGCGGTGGCCATccgaacggtggtggtggtggcggtggaggaggcGGAGGTGGAGGCGGTGGAGGCGGAGGTCTCGGGGGAGACGTGAAGCCGCTGCCATCGTTCACCTCCTTCAACACCGGCCACCTGTCGATCAACGGGATCTCGGGCTATCACTATACAGCGATCGCGCAGCGGCTACCGGAGGAGAACAACAACTACACGCAGAACTCGTACACGCCGAGTGGGAACGGAGGGCACCTGGGAGGTGCCAGTGGGACGACAAATGGGACCGGAGGAGGTGGAGCTGGCAGCAACGGCAGCTCGCAGAACAACTCCGGCGCCAACGGGGGAGCCGGAAGTGACAACAACATCGTGTCGTCGACGTCCACCTGCCTGCCGGACTCGGTGCTGAACCCAGACGGGACCGACCCGGGCAGTggag GAGGACCCTGCAGCTTGCAGAACGTGAAGCTGTTCGCCGACGGGTCGATCGACGGTGGCAAGATCTACAGTGCGCCCGCTGACAGCTGCGTCATGAACGGCGCGGACTCGGTGTCCGGCGCGCGGATATTCGTCGACACGAAGGAGCTGTCCGAGTACGACATGAGCTCGATCGAGGACATCGCGGCCATCATCGGGTCGGCGATCGCGGACACGACCGTGCCGAGCAGCAAGGTGGAGAAGGAGGACGGCAACGACACGCGCGACTCGTGGATGGACCTGGACGCGTGGATCGAGGGCACGTGCACGGGCGTGCAGGACGGCAAGCTGATCGTGACGCAGCAGGACTCGCTGAGCGAGTACATTCTGCCGACCTCGCCGGTGCACACGTCCTCCGGCACGACCTCGACGCTGCAGAGCCTGCTGACGCACGGCTATATGCCGCTGCTGCAGAACCGGCTGCAGAATGGGCCGCCGATCAAGCTGGAAGCGCCAAGCTCGACGTCCTACTGCGGCGAGCTCATCTCGACCTCCACTAGTCCACCGGGGTCGGTCGTCTCGACCTCCACCGACAACCTCATCCTCAACGGACGGTACCTGCAgagccaccaccatcagcatcaccatcagGCCGGCGGCCACCACGGGCCGCACTTTGGCCTGGGAGCGCTCGGTGGGGGACTCAAACCGGACGGCCTGTGCAGTCCGGAGCTGGGCCTCAGCAACTTCCCGCacacgaccaccaccacctccaactCGTCCTCGTCCGCCTCAAGCGCCAGCAACTCCCCGACGACACCAAAAAGTAAGCGACGGGCGCACAGCAAGTCGCAGcagtcgaagcagcagcagcaggcaccTCCAGGCGTAGGACTTTGTCCATCGCCAGCGACAACCCTCTCcgggcagcagcaccagcagcagcagcagcagtcgttACAACAGCATCACCAGCATCAACATccacaccagcagcaccagcaacaccagcagcaacagcagcaccagcagcagctcaaCGCACAGTCGCAGCAGGCGGCGGCCCTCAGCTTCCAGGCGGCGAACGATCTCAGCGGACTCCTCGGCAAGGAGAAACCGGTGCACCGGTGTAACATCTGCAACCGGGGCTTCCTGAACAAGAGCAACATCAAGGTGCACCTGCGGACGCACACCGGCGAGAAACCGTTCCGGTGCGAGGTCTGCGCGAAGGCGTTCCGCCAGAAGGCCCACCTCATCAAGCACCAGCAGATCCACAAGCGGATCGGGCGCGATTGA